AAAGTAAACAATCTAAGTTATTTATTAGAAAAATTTCTGTCCAACAACGAATTACCCCCTTTTCAAAATCACTTATGTCATTTTATCCACTTATAAGCCCGATTGTATGTTTTTCTTAAACCTAGTTATATTTATAATATTCTTCAACTTATGTAGAAAAACCTTTTTTTGCAAAGAAGATTATCCCTACATTAAATCGTTACCTGGAGCGTGGTGTTTAAGGAATGCGTAATTAGAGAGATAATAATTACGACAAAAAAATAAACTCTCTAAGAAGTAAACTCAGGAGTTTTTTTGTAAATTTTTTAAATATTTAAAATTGGATTTCAGTGAAGTAATGGTGCAACTATTAAAAGAATTAAGGAACAAGAAACCAGCGAGATACTCACTCTTTTAAACAATTTTATTCGTCCGTCTCCTTTGTAATATCCAGAGAATTGTAGCTTATTTCTATAGAGCACGGAAAACACTATAAAAATCGATAAACCTGGTAGAAGACCTAAATAAGAATTACCTAAATCAACTCTGAAAAATCCGTAAATATTATTTACTATCCCCCCCATGAAAGCACCCAAAATACCGAGTAACAAAATAAGTCGAATTAATTCTAAAATTATTCTCAAACTAATCCCTCCAACTTTATGAACTAAGTACTCTCAAAAATGTTTTGTACAATTATAAAGATCACAACTCCACTTTGACCGTATGTTTTCTAGAATGGTTACGGATGTATTTTCAATGTATGTCGTTGGAAACATTTCGGGAAGCAATTGTTGTAAAGTAAGTCCTATTAATGCACCATGGCTTACTACGAGTATTCGCTTGTCTTTATATGTAATCACCGCTTCTTCTAAAAATTCGGAACCCCTTTTAGCCACTTTTTCAAATTTCTCCATACCTAAATCTATTTCTCTCCAATTACTTCCCCATTTTTGAAGTCGTTCTTCTTCAGTTGTTCCTTCTATTTCCCCACAATTAATTTCACGAATTCTCTGGTCATAAATAGAAATAGACGTATTAAACTTATTTGCGATTATTTGTGCAGTTTCTTTTGCACGTGATAAATCACTTGAAATGATGACATCCCATTTCTCCTCTAGAGAAAGCCTCTCCGCCAATGCTTGGGCTTGTTTTATACCAACTCGATTTAAAGGGATATCAGAAATCCCTTGTGCTCTACTAAGTTCATTCCATTCTGTAATTCCATGCCTTACTAACCCTACTTTTGTCATGTTTTTTCACCTACTACTTTATTTTTTGCTCATCAAAAAAATCGTTACTTTTTATCTTTAATTTCTGAAAGAAGTTCTGTTACACAATCGTTTTGTTTTACAATAGTTTTTCAATTCTACTTATAGAAAATAGCATAAAAACAAATAAGGTAATCAGCAAGCCTATAATAAAGGACATTTCGAATTACCTCCTCAATTGATCAGATTAAAACTTACCAATATTATACACTAATTCCAACCTTACTTTTGTAATAAACTTCTTATGACCGATGGAAATATTGTAAGAACAAACCTATTCCAACTTAAATGTTGCGTACTATAAATATTTTGCGTTTTGAACACACTATCTTCCGATTCGGTTCCTCTTCAAATAAATAGATGAATCTTAGCCTTCACTGGAACCTTTAGATTACAATTCTAGAAAGTTTTCTTTGAGGCAAAAGAAAAAGCACCCAATAGGATGCTTGAAGTTAAATTTTTTGTTTAATTCTATTAAGTTCCATTTCATGCAAATGGGATTTTTCCAATAATTAAGCTGTTTTTGTCTCTATTGTTGCTACAGTTTCCGTAGCATGAACTGTTAGTTGGCTAAATTGATAACTAACATCATTTAATTTGCTTTTAATACTATTAAGTAGTGCATTTCCCTTAAAATTGTTCTGGGTATTCTTCTTTTAACTTTTTGCGCAACTCATTTAGTATTGGTTCGTTAAAAATTTGGTGT
The nucleotide sequence above comes from Psychrobacillus glaciei. Encoded proteins:
- a CDS encoding histidine phosphatase family protein; protein product: MTKVGLVRHGITEWNELSRAQGISDIPLNRVGIKQAQALAERLSLEEKWDVIISSDLSRAKETAQIIANKFNTSISIYDQRIREINCGEIEGTTEEERLQKWGSNWREIDLGMEKFEKVAKRGSEFLEEAVITYKDKRILVVSHGALIGLTLQQLLPEMFPTTYIENTSVTILENIRSKWSCDLYNCTKHF